A stretch of the Marivirga tractuosa DSM 4126 genome encodes the following:
- the proS gene encoding proline--tRNA ligase produces MAKVLPKRSEDYSLWYNELVKKADLAENSAVRGCMIIKPYGFSIWEKMQRELDDMFKETGHQNAYFPLFIPKSYLSKEADHVEGFAKECAVVTHYRLKNDENGKGIVVDPDAKLEEELIVRPTSETIIWNTYRNWVQSYRDLPLLINQWANVVRWEMRTRLFLRTAEFLWQEGHTAHATKQEAIEETERMINIYADFAEEFMALPVIKGLKSESERFAGALETYCIEGLMQDGKALQAGTSHFLGQNFAKAFDVKFATKEGKQEFVWGTSWGVSTRLMGALVMAHSDDEGLVLPPRLAPIQVVIVPIYKTDEEQQKITEVAENLRKSLKKKRITVKFDDRDTHKPGFKFAEWELKGVPLRIAIGPRDLDNGTVELARRDTKEKQTVSIEGIESVIEDTLEIIQENIYNKAKNFRTENTYKVDTYEDFKSQLEKTGGFISAHWDGTAETEDKIKEETKATIRCIPLDAPEEGGKCIYSGKPSNKRVLFAKAY; encoded by the coding sequence ATGGCGAAAGTATTACCAAAAAGAAGTGAAGATTACTCACTGTGGTACAATGAATTAGTAAAAAAAGCAGATTTAGCAGAGAATTCTGCTGTAAGAGGTTGCATGATCATTAAACCTTATGGATTTTCCATTTGGGAAAAAATGCAGAGGGAATTGGATGATATGTTTAAAGAAACTGGTCATCAGAATGCTTATTTTCCTTTATTCATTCCTAAATCATATTTAAGTAAAGAAGCAGACCATGTTGAAGGCTTTGCAAAGGAATGTGCTGTAGTTACACATTACCGGTTAAAAAATGATGAAAATGGTAAAGGAATAGTAGTAGATCCTGATGCAAAATTAGAGGAAGAGCTCATCGTGAGACCTACTTCTGAAACAATAATTTGGAATACTTACCGAAATTGGGTGCAATCTTATCGTGATCTTCCATTATTGATCAATCAATGGGCAAATGTGGTCAGATGGGAAATGAGAACCCGCTTATTTTTAAGAACAGCTGAGTTTCTATGGCAAGAAGGCCATACTGCTCATGCCACTAAGCAAGAAGCCATAGAGGAAACGGAGAGAATGATAAATATTTATGCAGATTTTGCGGAGGAATTCATGGCTTTACCTGTAATTAAAGGCTTAAAATCGGAAAGCGAAAGATTTGCAGGTGCATTGGAAACTTATTGCATTGAAGGTTTAATGCAAGATGGGAAAGCTCTTCAAGCAGGGACTTCCCACTTTTTAGGTCAAAATTTTGCAAAAGCATTTGATGTGAAATTTGCCACCAAAGAAGGGAAACAAGAATTTGTCTGGGGAACTTCATGGGGAGTGAGCACAAGATTGATGGGAGCATTGGTAATGGCACATTCTGATGATGAAGGACTAGTGTTACCTCCAAGATTGGCTCCTATTCAGGTTGTAATAGTCCCTATATATAAGACTGATGAAGAGCAGCAGAAGATCACTGAAGTAGCTGAGAATCTTAGAAAGTCATTAAAAAAGAAAAGAATTACGGTGAAATTTGATGACAGGGATACTCATAAACCAGGTTTTAAATTTGCTGAATGGGAATTAAAAGGTGTTCCTTTAAGAATTGCCATTGGTCCAAGAGATTTAGATAATGGAACAGTTGAACTTGCCAGAAGGGATACCAAAGAAAAGCAAACTGTATCTATTGAAGGCATTGAATCAGTCATTGAAGATACATTAGAGATAATTCAGGAAAACATATATAATAAAGCCAAAAATTTTAGAACCGAAAACACTTATAAAGTTGATACTTATGAGGATTTCAAAAGTCAATTAGAAAAAACTGGTGGGTTCATTAGTGCGCATTGGGATGGTACTGCTGAAACAGAAGATAAAATTAAAGAAGAAACGAAAGCAACCATCCGCTGTATTCCTTTAGATGCTCCAGAGGAAGGTGGAAAATGTATTTATTCAGGAAAACCATCAAATAAAAGGGTGCTTTTTGCAAAAGCTTACTGA
- the floA gene encoding flotillin-like protein FloA (flotillin-like protein involved in membrane lipid rafts) encodes MDTSLIFIVIAGIVLFFVFLYFVPINLWITAIFSGVKVGLFELVFMRIRKVPPRIIVESMITATKAGLEVTTNELETHYLAGGNVPNVIKALISADKANITLGFKQATAIDLAGRDVFEAVQISVNPKVITTPKVAAVAADGIQLIAIARVTVRANIQQLVGGAGEDTILARVGEGIVTSIGSANSHKNVLENPDKISKLVLQRGLDAGTAFEILSIDIADVDVGANIGAKLQTDQASADLKVAEAKAEERRAMAVAEEQEMKAKAQEARAKVIEAEAQVPQAIAESFRSGNLGIMDYYRMQNIQADTDMRDSISGSDKGSSSAKKSSGGKKGDDK; translated from the coding sequence ATGGATACATCGTTAATTTTTATTGTAATAGCAGGAATAGTCTTATTTTTCGTATTCCTGTATTTTGTACCTATCAACCTGTGGATTACCGCAATTTTCTCAGGTGTGAAAGTAGGCTTGTTCGAACTAGTTTTTATGCGAATCAGAAAGGTTCCACCACGAATAATAGTGGAATCGATGATTACAGCGACAAAAGCCGGCTTAGAAGTCACAACAAACGAACTGGAAACCCACTATTTGGCAGGTGGTAATGTACCCAACGTGATTAAAGCATTAATTTCGGCAGACAAAGCCAATATCACTTTAGGATTTAAGCAAGCTACAGCAATTGATTTAGCTGGTAGAGATGTTTTTGAAGCTGTTCAGATATCAGTAAATCCAAAAGTAATTACCACTCCTAAAGTTGCAGCAGTTGCAGCAGACGGTATTCAGCTAATTGCAATTGCAAGAGTTACGGTAAGAGCTAACATTCAGCAATTAGTGGGTGGTGCTGGTGAAGACACTATTTTAGCAAGGGTTGGAGAAGGTATTGTAACTTCAATCGGTTCAGCTAATTCTCATAAAAACGTATTGGAGAATCCAGATAAAATTTCAAAATTAGTATTGCAAAGAGGTTTGGATGCTGGTACTGCCTTTGAAATTTTATCAATAGATATTGCAGATGTGGATGTAGGAGCCAATATTGGAGCGAAACTACAAACTGACCAAGCATCTGCCGACTTGAAAGTTGCAGAAGCTAAAGCAGAGGAAAGAAGAGCTATGGCTGTTGCAGAAGAGCAAGAAATGAAAGCCAAAGCACAAGAAGCAAGAGCAAAAGTAATTGAAGCTGAAGCTCAGGTTCCACAAGCCATTGCAGAATCATTCAGAAGTGGTAATCTGGGAATTATGGATTATTATAGAATGCAAAATATTCAAGCAGATACTGACATGAGAGATTCTATATCTGGAAGTGATAAAGGGTCAAGTTCAGCTAAGAAATCATCTGGTGGTAAAAAAGGAGATGATAAATAA
- a CDS encoding NfeD family protein, which produces MVGIIFLILAGLLLIIAELIFVPGTTFVGVIGLLLTIVGIFIVFDDYGNTAGYWTTAGTAAVTIIGIVYSFKSKSWDRFSLKSSIQSKVNDEDIFTFQVGEKGKTVSDLKPIGKAEIFGKIYEVRSKGEWIGAGQEVEIIKIDSKRIFVEPIK; this is translated from the coding sequence ATGGTAGGTATTATATTTCTTATTCTCGCAGGCTTGTTACTCATAATTGCTGAGTTGATTTTCGTACCAGGTACAACTTTCGTTGGCGTGATCGGTCTATTGCTCACTATTGTGGGTATTTTTATTGTGTTCGATGACTACGGAAATACAGCAGGTTACTGGACAACTGCGGGAACTGCAGCAGTAACGATCATCGGAATTGTTTACAGCTTTAAATCAAAATCATGGGACCGGTTTTCATTAAAATCCAGTATTCAAAGTAAAGTAAATGATGAGGACATTTTCACTTTTCAGGTTGGTGAAAAAGGAAAAACAGTTTCTGATTTAAAACCAATTGGAAAAGCCGAAATTTTTGGCAAGATTTACGAAGTCAGAAGCAAAGGTGAATGGATTGGAGCAGGGCAAGAAGTTGAAATAATCAAAATAGATTCTAAAAGAATATTTGTAGAACCAATTAAATAA
- a CDS encoding PhzF family phenazine biosynthesis protein has product MANTIKFQLIDVFTSEPFGGNPLAIFDHADGLSADQMLKIAKELNLSESVFLKKPSAEADVKMRIFTPGMELPTAGHPTIGTSFYLLKEKGIDPKKENELLLEQNIGNLKVQYEKKKGKISKILMEQPLPKFEQTFKDKKLVASLISIDEDDIEEDYPCRIVNCGNPFLIIPIRSLEAVQNLKLNNELFSEILDEIFVTGVMAFTMETQNPNHLTHSRMFAPHIGVAEDPATGSAHGPLACYLHNYNMADLSELAIGEQGYELGRPSQVKMKIAQEEGKISKVMVGGSCVHMGHGEIRIPE; this is encoded by the coding sequence ATGGCAAATACAATTAAATTCCAATTGATAGATGTATTTACATCTGAGCCATTTGGAGGTAACCCACTGGCTATTTTTGATCATGCAGATGGTTTGAGTGCAGACCAAATGCTCAAAATAGCAAAGGAATTAAACTTATCTGAATCAGTTTTCCTGAAGAAACCTAGTGCCGAAGCTGATGTGAAAATGAGGATTTTTACACCTGGAATGGAACTACCCACTGCTGGCCACCCGACAATTGGAACGTCTTTTTACTTATTGAAAGAAAAAGGAATTGATCCGAAAAAGGAGAATGAATTACTTTTAGAACAGAATATTGGAAATCTAAAAGTACAATATGAAAAGAAAAAAGGTAAAATCTCCAAAATATTGATGGAACAACCTTTGCCAAAGTTTGAACAAACTTTCAAGGATAAAAAGCTGGTGGCATCCCTTATATCTATAGATGAAGATGATATTGAAGAGGATTATCCATGCAGAATAGTAAATTGTGGAAATCCATTTTTGATTATACCCATAAGATCACTTGAGGCGGTTCAAAACCTTAAGCTTAATAATGAACTTTTCAGTGAAATTTTAGATGAAATATTCGTCACTGGAGTAATGGCTTTTACTATGGAAACCCAAAATCCTAATCACTTAACGCATAGTCGAATGTTTGCTCCCCATATAGGTGTAGCGGAAGATCCTGCAACTGGGAGTGCTCATGGTCCTTTAGCTTGTTATTTACATAATTATAATATGGCAGATTTGAGTGAGTTAGCGATTGGTGAGCAAGGGTATGAATTAGGCCGACCAAGTCAAGTGAAAATGAAAATTGCACAAGAGG